The Arachis ipaensis cultivar K30076 chromosome B03, Araip1.1, whole genome shotgun sequence region AGGCCAGTGGAACAAGCAACATGAAGTTTGCAATGAATGGATGCTTACTTATTGGAACTCTTGATGGGGCTAATGTTGAAATAAGGGAAGAAGTTGGAGAAGATAACTTCTTCCTCTTTGGCGCGCGTGCTCACGAAATCTCTACGCTGCGAAAAGAAAGAGCAGAGGGAAAGGTAAGCATCATCATACTCTGCCAATCTGCTATGCTATGCATTATTAGTTTCTGATAATCACAATCCTCTTGCACACTATATGCAGTTTGTAGCAGATCCACGTTTTGAAGAAGTAAAGGCATATGTAAGGAGTGGTGTTTTTGGAAGCTACAACTATGAAGAATTGATTGGGTCCTTGGAAGGGAATGAAGGGTATGGTCGTGCTGATTACTTCCTTGTTGGAAAGGACTTCCCTAGCTACTTGGACTGCCAAGACGCCATCGACATAGCATATCGAGATCAAAAGGTTAGTTAAGACTGATATATATAACATTTTTTCATCTAGTTAATGTAATTGTGTGAATTTACTTTGATGTTATATTATGCAGAGGTGGACAAGAATGTCAATCTTGAACACAGCCGGTTCATACAAATTCAGCAGTGACCGGACTATTCATCAATATGCCAGAGACATTTGGAGAATTCAACCACTTTTCCTGCCTTGAAAAGTTTCATGTGCCTAATTGTTTCTTCCTTCTGGGTTATTTTTGGTTTCTGTTGCTCTCAAACTGTTTATAATTAGGGTGAATTTTGATGCAAAATAATGGTTATTACTTTTGTAATTAACAATTTTTAGAAAAGATTACACGAGGTGAAGACTTGTACAGTTATCTTTCTGTAAAGTTGAAAATTGAAAATCGTTAGATGATTATTTAGTCAAATTTGTTAAATCATCTACGGTTCTCAAGTAtcaatttcatataaaaataactatatgTAAGTTTCTACTAGATTACATAGGGATTTTTTATTACACTTTGTAAATTTAGTCATGTAAACAAAACTTTATAATAAGTTATAACTTGGACAAGGTATAATTTATTAAAAGCACCATCAAAACTAAGACCCTAACTTGTATCAGTATGATCTATAGCTAAATAGTTCAGCAAAAGAAAAGATACACACATACATGATGACTTATATCTGTAACTGTAATGCAATTTGCAAAGACCTACTTCTTTTAATAGCAAACGGTTCCAAATGTCATTTTCATATAGGCCTTCCACAAAGGGAACATGGCGTGGTTGTTGAAGATTCTTGGCCTTTGTCTCCACTATATTTGTAAGTGTAATCATTCTATTTTACTAGTAACACACAAGAGAAATAATTCATAATggaaattatcattttttttttaaaaaaatctaggTTCAGTATTTTCATCCACGAAATTTATATGCTTTCGGAAATAAGGTGACCCACCTGGATTATCTTCATGCTGCAACATTAGTGGAAcgctttcttatttcttttcctttttctttgcaTATTGTTGAAGGTGTTGCAAGTGTGAGTAGCTGCACTTTCTGTGAGAGAAAACCAGAGAGAAAGGCACAATTGCAAAATACCTAATAGCATAAAATGGTGAATCACACTTTACAGGTGAGTTgcaaatacatatatatacagcACCTACACTACACCTTAGCTGCACTAGATCAGCACCCTTCTAACAAACTAGTAACCAATTTGCTGAGGTGTCATCTAATATAATTATCAACATGACTAACTGATCAGGCACATATCAGCTCCTAACTTAAATTACTCTAACTATTTATTATCAAACTTAGAGGTTAAGTGACACCCTCCCTTAAGTTAGGAGCGTATATGTTCAGCATGCCTAGTTTATCTCGGAGCCTACTAAACACGGTTGGTGCAAGTGCTTTGGTAAGCAAATCAGCCACTTGCTCATATCGATATTGTCGCATCACACTTAAGCCACAATTACACTTGTTTGAACATTCGCAATCGGGTATAGCTCTAAAACTGTCAAGATCTTCCCAAATGGATTTCAACTTTGTGAAATACTTAGTTACATCTAGGTCCCCTTGCTTGATAGCAAACAACTCTTCTTGCAACTCTGCCACCCTAAATCTGTCTCCTTGATAGTATCGGTGCTTCAATTCACTCCACAGATTGCTGGCCACATTGTTCCAAACAACACTTCTAGCTATGTCTGGACTAAGGGAAAGGTTTATCCAAGCTACGACGTAAGTGTTACACCTATCCCATGCCTCAAAGGTTTCATCATCTTTATTAGGCTTAGGCAAACTACCATCAATAAATTTCATCTTGTTCTTCCCTTTCAGTCCCCACAGCACAGATCTACTCCAATCACCATAGTTTTTACCATCGAGAATAACAGTAGTAAGAGGAATACCAGTGCTCTCAGAGGGATGAAGGTAATAGATGCTCTCTGGATCCTGATTCGGTTTGGTACTCTTCTTGCTAATGCTCGCTTGAAATGTTGTGAGCTGATTCAGAAAATTCATGAACGCTTCTGCATTTACACCTTCCATCGCACCTTCCAGCAACGTCGATTGACAGAAGCCTCAGTGATTAACCTTCTTCCTACAATCTCGTTGATCGGAGTCACCTTCTCACAGTTACAGAGAGTGTGAGGCGGCGCACTCTCATCAAGCTCTATCGTATAAGTTTGTAGGAAGAGAAGAAAGACAGAAAGAGAGAATGAATTTGACTTGAGAAATTAGATGGAGAAAGAAAGAAattcaacggattaaactcaaatTGAAATTAGATGAATCACACGCTGAATTGAAAAGG contains the following coding sequences:
- the LOC107633941 gene encoding uncharacterized protein LOC107633941, yielding MEGVNAEAFMNFLNQLTTFQASISKKSTKPNQDPESIYYLHPSESTGIPLTTVILDGKNYGDWSRSVLWGLKGKNKMKFIDGSLPKPNKDDETFEAWDRCNTYVVAWINLSLSPDIARSVVWNNVASNLWSELKHRYYQGDRFRVAELQEELFAIKQGDLDVTKYFTKLKSIWEDLDSFRAIPDCECSNKCNCGLSVMRQYRYEQVADLLTKALAPTVFSRLRDKLGMLNIYAPNLREGVT